The following coding sequences are from one Candidatus Stygibacter australis window:
- a CDS encoding DNA-3-methyladenine glycosylase I, whose product MRCPWGDSDELYRSYHDKEWGVPARDDRTQFEFLVLESAQAGLSWYTILKKRENYRKAYDNFEPKLIATYDERKYNELMANAGIVRNKLKIAASINNAQRFLEIQKEFGSFSNYIWGFVNGKPIINHWETMDSIPAHTELSDRISKGLKKRGFKFLGSTTIYAHLQATGLVNDHLVSCERWLECQEIK is encoded by the coding sequence ATGAGATGTCCGTGGGGCGATTCAGATGAGCTTTACCGCAGCTATCATGATAAAGAGTGGGGTGTTCCTGCCAGAGATGACCGCACTCAATTTGAATTTCTGGTGCTGGAATCTGCTCAGGCTGGTTTGAGCTGGTACACTATCTTAAAAAAACGAGAAAACTACCGCAAAGCTTATGATAATTTTGAGCCGAAGCTTATAGCAACTTATGATGAGCGGAAATATAATGAATTGATGGCAAATGCCGGTATTGTCCGCAATAAACTGAAAATTGCTGCTTCGATCAATAATGCCCAAAGGTTTTTGGAGATCCAGAAGGAATTTGGGAGTTTCTCTAACTATATCTGGGGTTTTGTTAATGGCAAACCGATAATCAATCATTGGGAGACTATGGATAGTATTCCAGCTCACACGGAATTATCAGACAGGATAAGTAAAGGCCTGAAAAAGCGGGGATTTAAATTTCTGGGAAGCACTACTATCTATGCTCACCTGCAGGCTACGGGGCTTGTGAATGATCATCTGGTTTCTTGTGAACGGTGGTTGGAGTGTCAGGAGATCAAGTAA
- a CDS encoding YcjF family protein yields MLISLKRILVSIIIGLSIFFVLVLINQVNQFAVSAENVVTGGGVIAWLLFLIIMVLIIYPILQLIFLPKPLKRPQMKVKSLESDIDTVLIDAAQSKAEIKFYSNYKKRIIKNFRRYTKHFNIDLELKNELMNAEEVPEIQEVLKNIEQVIDKVANSRIKKYANEVFIFTAISQNSGLDAILLLKIQIQMIWEIAHLYNQKPHWKEMLEIYLNVFASGLMAIGISDIPVDELVKKISAKSFEQSIFAKIPGVDIASSITSFLADSLFEGMLNGLLTLRVGYIALDYCKYSEKYDKTKTVKSASQKAVSQIRTLAIEESAIYKKLFIKAAIKQKKENKLAKYKFKIGKRHKKTDHPKEDLNE; encoded by the coding sequence ATGTTAATAAGTTTAAAGCGAATACTGGTTTCGATAATTATCGGTCTTTCTATATTCTTTGTACTGGTATTGATCAATCAGGTTAACCAGTTTGCGGTAAGTGCAGAAAATGTGGTTACAGGTGGGGGAGTAATTGCCTGGCTTTTATTTTTAATTATAATGGTTTTGATCATATATCCCATATTGCAGTTAATATTTTTACCCAAGCCACTAAAACGCCCCCAGATGAAAGTTAAAAGCCTTGAATCAGATATTGATACAGTACTAATTGATGCAGCACAAAGTAAAGCAGAGATCAAATTTTACAGCAATTATAAAAAGCGGATCATTAAAAATTTCCGACGCTATACTAAGCATTTTAATATTGATCTGGAATTAAAGAATGAATTGATGAATGCCGAGGAAGTGCCGGAGATACAGGAAGTATTGAAAAATATCGAGCAGGTGATTGATAAAGTGGCCAATAGCAGGATAAAAAAATATGCCAATGAGGTATTCATCTTCACGGCGATTTCACAAAATTCAGGATTAGATGCTATACTACTGCTGAAAATTCAAATACAGATGATCTGGGAGATAGCACATCTTTATAATCAGAAACCGCACTGGAAAGAAATGCTGGAAATATATCTGAACGTGTTTGCCAGCGGCTTGATGGCAATAGGAATCTCTGATATCCCTGTGGATGAACTGGTGAAGAAGATATCAGCTAAATCATTTGAACAGAGTATTTTTGCCAAAATCCCAGGTGTGGATATTGCTTCTTCTATTACTTCCTTTCTGGCAGACAGCTTGTTTGAGGGGATGCTGAATGGACTATTGACTCTCAGAGTTGGGTATATTGCTTTGGATTACTGTAAATATTCTGAGAAATATGATAAAACAAAAACAGTGAAGAGTGCATCGCAAAAAGCAGTAAGTCAGATCAGGACACTTGCTATCGAGGAATCTGCAATATACAAAAAATTATTTATAAAAGCTGCGATAAAGCAAAAGAAAGAAAATAAACTGGCGAAATATAAATTCAAGATCGGCAAAAGGCATAAGAAGACTGATCATCCTAAAGAAGATCTAAATGAATAA
- a CDS encoding four helix bundle protein, with product MPNLIPKHGGYRNTLSYKLSQLIYDITVRFCDRYIDKFSRTKDQMVQAARSGKQNIAEGSLASATSKKTELKLTQVARASLEELKLDYEDFLRQKSLKQWHRNNPLRQNLIDARCQTADEVAAWIKTACQAQNP from the coding sequence ATGCCAAACCTGATCCCCAAACACGGAGGTTACCGCAATACCCTAAGCTATAAATTGTCACAACTAATTTACGATATTACAGTAAGATTTTGTGATCGCTATATAGATAAATTCAGCAGGACAAAAGATCAGATGGTACAGGCAGCCCGAAGTGGTAAGCAAAATATAGCTGAAGGTTCTCTGGCATCAGCTACTTCAAAGAAAACGGAACTAAAACTCACCCAAGTTGCCCGTGCCAGTCTGGAAGAACTAAAACTCGATTATGAAGACTTCTTGAGACAAAAAAGCTTAAAGCAATGGCATCGCAATAATCCCTTAAGGCAAAACTTGATTGATGCTCGCTGCCAGACCGCCGATGAAGTAGCAGCCTGGATAAAAACAGCCTGCCAAGCACAAAATCCCTAA